aaataattttagcTTTTTTAAGTCAGAAATGAAATGCTGGCtctattttaattgaaaactttaCTGTCCCATTTCAGGCTGCTTCTCGCATCTCCCGCAAAATGCATCCGATTCTGcgcaaaattgttaattttgccCTAAATCGTGAAGGTGGTAAAATGGCCATTACCCATACCGCCATTGACTGGCTATTTAATGGCTTCTTAGATGACCTATTGGACTTTGCTTATCTCCTGCACTCGCCTCTGGCTCCTTTGGAAACCAACTACTTTGCCTGGTTCTATGGCCGCAACAATACCAAGGAAGTCGAGGGCAGTTTCACCGTTCACACGGGCAAGGGAGATTTACCACAAATGGGCGATCTTAAAATGTTAAATGGTTCAGGTCACACCGGCTATTGGGAAGGCGACTGTGGTAAAATAAATGGCAGCACTGGTGAATTATGGTCACCGGGCAAAAAGTGGGATGACCCTGTTTCAGTCTTCATATACGATGCCGCTCgttatttgaatatatttgccaaAACCAATGAAACTTATCGTGGGCTAGATGTTAGACGTTATGAGTCCACCGATCAGACATTTGACAGTGGCCACATAGCACCCGATACCAAGTGTTTTTGTGTTAAGGGCAACGATTGTCCCAAGAATGGTGTGGTAGACTATTCTCCCGTTACCTACCGCGCACCGGTTTATATATCTCATCCGGATTTCTATATGGCTGATCCTTCGTTTATAGAGAATACCACAGGTCTTAATCCAAATGCTGAGAAACATGGCACCCATGTGCTGATAGAGCCCATATTGGGCATACCAATGCAAGTAAAGGGTAGGGTTTTGGTTAGTCTGTATGTGGAAAGAGACGAGATGTTGGAGTAAgtgaaaattatgcaaaattttattacagattgatggattttttttttttgattttttgcagCTTATACCGAGATACTGCCTACAACTTCTATGCTCCACTGCTTGCAATAACCATTGATGCGGATATACCAGATGACTTCCTACGCTTAGCCAAGGTAAATCAGTTCAAATTGTATAGAATTTTAactcctaagccagtaatcggcttgttgtgggctctaaataccgaaaagaagaaaagatctaagtcaggaattccgtgctactaacaaaatctttaattgttctcCAAAGCACGCCTCTAAGGAGGTAAATGTCTGGTATCGTATTCCCACCTAAGTGACAATATCTGTTAGCCGTAAAAAATCGAGcaatgaaatgctccaacgcactgtgggatagaatcgaaaaaccaagtaaaaaatatgccatttgagaacggatagagataaatttgaaatggttagagcagaGGTGTTAACggatcatatgcaaaatttgaaggcCCTAGGCGGTACGGGCGCCTCTTGGGAGGCCaataaagttggtcaccttggcATTTCGAATACATGTTCTTCATTTGAGGTTTTTTCaaccttaattttttcttgTAGAAGCTTGCGCCACTCGAAACTCTTCTTCAAtttaccccagatcggtccagatttggatataactgggtaactagggtcttgagcccattaaagggGGGCATTtaatgcccgatttcgctgaaacatgTTTAtcgacggtagtcctctggccttcactgacaAAACGTCTGATCCTACATTCACTCATACTCCGTCATGGCTCGTCAACCAAACAATGCGTATCGTACCTTACTAAGaaaaggcgtttatctccttcttacactctaaGACCGTTATTGACCTTACAGTCCAGACTGTTTTGGCTCTGCTGGCCTCACACTCGATGTTAACTCCATACCACCTGACGCATTTCATGGTTATGGTCGGGCTGTCGAAAACACACCGTAGTCCCTATATTCTCAATTTAAGCCCCCTGGCCGAGTAGGCTTTGACCCAACTTATCCAatgccagagttccgtcaatccaaaactgtgcagctggcagcagtgtctcgcactcgacctcatatgttgtctcaggtatccgatctgtgacctgcttctatcctctatccattcgcccattgccttaagtttcatagccgcagggCTGACTCAcattaatttaatttctatgtcTATGGATCGGACATCTCTAGTGTCCTAATGGAAGTATTCATTCGCCCCGCATGTGCCAACAccgcatgttctctgaacctggtgtattatccttacactttttcttcatcgcagtccaccaaactacagaggcttaagaaaatattggtctaatcacactcctgtagagccagtagactatcgttggaatcaggccccatttcgaacctaagGTCCGTCTACgttgtgcccaacatctgtgagccttctaggtacgctcctgaatgtgacaattccaatttagtttcaatatcactcctaagtatttaacctCGTCGGATACGGAAATCGGTCTGTTGAGGATACGATTTCCGATCCCTTGTTTTCTGAGccaacattgagacccctaggtctagcccaattATACTCCATCTCCAAGCACCTTTCAGCCTTTCTGCAAAGCTGCATtcgatccttaccccttagaacgACAATAACTTCGTCGGCGTATCAGACACGtgcaaatcccttctcagtcagctgCTGTtataggtaatttatggtggtcacccataagaggATCCGGTCCAACTAgagctggtctaaggattggatcagggAGTCGTTCCGTACATTGCTAATAGACCCCTCGAAGTCAATGCGTACTCGCactgtgtacgtcttggcatcgaaggatttttataccctacaccactattgtagtacagggtattataacttagttcatttgtttgtaacacccaaaaggaagagagatagacccattgataaggataccgatcgactcagaatcactttctgattcgatttagctataaccgtctgtctgtctgtccgtccgtctgtccgtctgtctgtccgtctgtctgtccgtctgtctgtccgtctgtctgtccgtctgtctgtccgtctgtctgtccgtctgtctgtccgtttgtctgtccgtttgtctgtctgtccgtctgtctgtctgtccgtctgtctgtccgtctgtccatgttaatttgtgtacatactgcaggtcgcaattttcatccgatcgtcttcacatttggtatgggaatgtttttcggcctagagacgaagcccattgaaattcgaaaaaatcggttcagatttggatatagctcccatacatatgttcgaccgatttgcagacatgcagcaataaaatggtcatttgtaaaccgattcgagATAAACCGAACCGAGATTGTCGTCAATGTCCTTCGCGCTTGAACAATACAaagtatcttgcccaagtcaTCCTCTGAGAAGTCTTCCgatttttgtccagttggttttcatctTATTGCCACATCTTAAACTTCCTGTCTAATCCTATTGAAGGTAGCGGTGTCACCAATATTAAGTGCTATTGAGTCGTTAAAAGACCCccgtagcgcagacgttagcataTACGTTTGTGACACTGATctcccgggttcgaatcctagcgagaacaacagaaaacaattttcagcggtggttataccctcctaatgctggcaatatttgtgaggaactatgccatttgaaaacaactaaaagcatgctaagttcggccgggccgaatctttttccggaatctctttttaggtaaacaaaggataaacaagtaaaagcgtgctaagttcggccgggccgaatcttatataccctccaccatggatcgcatttgtcgagttcttttcccggcatctcttcctaggctaaaaaggatataagaaaagagttgctctgctattaaaacgatatcaaggggggctcacgaagtaaaatagggagaacgatttatatgggatctgtatcgggctatagaccgattcagaacataataaacacgtttgctgatggtcatgagaggatacgtcgtacaaaatttcaggcatatcggataataattgcgacctctaggggtcaagaagtcaagatcccaaatcggtttatatggcagctatatcaggttatgaaccgatttgaaccttatttgacacagttgttgaaagtaaaaattaaatacgtcatgcaaaatttcagccaaatcggataggaattgcgccctctagaagctcaagaagtcaaatccccagatctgtttatatgacagctatatcaggttatggaccgatttgaaccatacttggcactgttgttggatatcataacaaaacacgtcgtgcaaaatttcatttcaatcggataagaattgcgcactctagaggctcaagaagtcaagacccaagatcggtttatatggcagctatatcaggttacggaccgatttgaactatacttggcacagttgttgtatatcgtaacaaaacacgtcgtgcaaagtttcattctgatcggataagaattgcgcacgctagaggctcaagaagtcaagacccaagatcggtttatatgacagctatatcaggttatggaccgatttgaactatacttggcacagttaatggatatcatagcaaaacacgtcatgcaaaatttcatcccaatcggataagaattgcgcactctagaggctcaagaagtcaagacccaagatcggtttatatggcagctatatcaaaacatgaaccgatatggcccatttacaataccaaccgacctacactaataagaagtatttgtgcaaaatttcaagcggctagctttactccttcggaagttagcgtgctttcgacagacagacggacggacggacggacggacggacagacggacggacatggctagatcgacataaaatgtcacgacgatcaagaatatatatactttatggggtctcagacgaatatttcgagtagttacaaacagaatgacgaaattagtataccccccatcttatggtggagggtataaaaagtattgatatgctattggagctatatcatgtccgattcggaccttcAAATATGaacgttggagaccatagtagaagtcattgtgtaaaatttcacccaattcaaataaaaatttcgccctttAAGGACACAAGAAGTAAATGGGGAGATTGGATTATGTGggagtcggataagaattgcgccctctagtggctcaagaagccaagattcaatatcgttttgtatggcagctatatcagattatgaacagatttgaaccatactcggcacagttattggaagtcataacatagcacttcaggcaaaatttcagccaaatcggacaattattgtgccctctagaggctgaagaagtcaagaccctagatcggtttatatcacagctatatcatgttaaagattgatgattttaaccatacttagaagagctattggaagtcataacaaaacttacgaaaaatttctgctaaatcgcataagaactgagccctctggtggcttaagaagtcaagatccaagatcggtttatatggcagctgtatcaaaatatggaccgatattgcccgtttacaatcctaactgacctacaataataggaaatttgtgcaaaatttgaagcggctagctaaaCTCCAtcaaaagttaacgtgctttcaccgacaaacggacggacatgactagatcgacttaaaatgtcacgacgatcaagaatatatatatatatattgggttgcccaaaaagtaattgcggatttttcatatagtcggcgttgacaaattttttcacagcttgtgactctgtaattgcattctttcttctgtcagttatcagctgctactttttgcttgctttagaaaaaaagtgtaaaaaaagtatatttgattaaagttcattctaagttttattaaaaatgcatttactttcttttaaaaaatccgcaattactttttgggcaacccaatactttatgggttattagaccaatatttcgaagggttacaaacggaatgacgaaattagtaaacccccattctgtggtggagggtataagaaaataaatggtatggcagccatgtaaaaacttctgcccaacattccttaatggaatgtttatgggtaaCTTTgcattaggtcgttagtattcaagtaTTCCGGCAGGGCTTGGTCCCATTTAGTAATagtggtactaccccacgaaatgtggttttcGGGTTTTCCTACCTCACCAGTCTGAGTGGCGGTGTCTGGAAGTCGAAAGGCATATAAATATGCTTCACCGTTTCCCTGTCTCATAACTGTTGCATCCgtcgttgacaactctggagaaaaaatattgggttgcccaaaaagtaattgcggattttttaaaagaaagaaaatgcatttttaataaaacttagaatgaactttttttacacttttttctaaagcaaactaaaagtaacagctaataactgacagaataaagaatgcatcacagagtcacaagctgtgaaaaaatttgtcaacgccgactatatgaaaaatccgcaattactttttgggcaaccaatataatttaaatttttatgacaaataacgcagttcCACGGCCGAGCTGGCGTGTTAGCATACAATAATTGGCATTTGATATGGTTCACTCCAGAaatcttgtttttattataaaaattttacctaGCATTTAGTCTTTTTTCCCACAAATTTCAATGTTTTCCTGTTTTTTATTTGGTTGTTTTTTAGTTTGTATTGAGTATACCCGCTATAGGACGATATATTGGAGTAGCTCTCCTGGTTATTGGGGTTATTATGATTTCGGTTGGCATTTACGTAACGAAAACTCACAAATGGCGTGGAGATTTCTACCCAGAAGAATCAATAGAAACGCCAGAACGAAAAAAATCTAATGAAAATTTAGGTGTGAAAAAATCTAGTGATCCTCCCGTGTCAGCTGAGAAGTTGGAAACAAATGGCAAGACTGAATAGGCATGAATTTTGTCTATAAAACCTAAAAACGAAACCAACTGCCTATTTAATGTTAAGTACTTTAAGTTGTTATTACATTTAATTATTATAAAAGATATTCGGAGTATGTGATTTATGGTAGTTAgtttatattttataaatataattGTATAAATAGAaataagatttaatttttgtaaaaaaaaaaaataaaaattctatgTTTAATACAATTGATTAAGATCATAAGCGACAACACTTTCTTGCGATTAGCATGCCTTAAAGAATTtttacaagtaaaagagtgcctTGTTTGggcgggccgattcttatataccctccacttcaagttcttaaaaaattaactttctTAAGCAACTTTAGCTTTTCTTTTATTAACTCTTCCAGTTGTATTTCAATTATATAACATGTTTATCAAGAAACAAATATTCAATGTTTCCGGTAATATTTAGAAATGTCCAACTGCGTAATAAACAAATCAAATGTAATTTGAGCAAAACGACCTTTTTTCAGTTGTAACTTAACGCCGTATCGCCCATCATAGTTCATGCTTTCACGTAAGGGGCCAAGTGACTTGCATGctgtaaattaaaaattttgaaaaattaaaaaaaagagtttaATGCCAAAAAGGTTAAAGAAAAAGTTGCACATGTCACACAACATTGACAAAAATATATGGCTATTAAACATGCAAACTTACGTTTTTAGTGAAAGGAATTCAAAGTCTCTCATGTTAgctagttaaaaaatttttgcccatatttttgatattttaagtaAACTAAGGTAAAATGTCAaatgaaaccagtaaggaaaggcaaaattcgggcggtgccgactttataataccatacacctactctataaataaaaataagggGGTtacatctatatctgaaccaatttttaaggGACCTCGGCGGAAGTATCCAGATGTGAGTtatgattatattgggttgcccaaaaagtaattgcggatttttcatatagttggcgttgacaaattttttcacagcttgtgactctgtaactgcattctttcttctgtcagttatcagctgttacttttagcttgctttagaaaaaaagtgtaaaaaaagtatatttgattaaagttcattctaagttttattaaaaatgcatttactttctttaaaatatccgcaattactttttgggcaacccaatatttgattttttgtttcccaaacatcccattgcggaacaaatttgagggaaactaacttctcacaatatcaCTTGAGTGCTGCCCGCTTcaaattaaagctcaatgataaggggacctcctgttttatgccaagtccgaacggcgtatcaCCGAAAAGTGACAACTcttggttgagaagttgtacatggctgaaatactcacatatgtcgccagcatttggtgtggggataaccacagctgaaaaatgttttaagttgTTCTCGCCGGCAGGATCTGAACCCGGACGCTTGGGCatgataggcgggcatgctaagcTATGCCACACGGTGGCTCCCAGAAGTATCCAGTAGCTTATCCAGATAGATTTTTAAAATGTctgcatcaaatttcgagcaaagctaaatgtaataactacggttgacaaatgacaacaaattacccaaaatgagACGAATTACCCAAAATGCgacaaacatatacatatacttAAGCTGAGTCGACTTCGACCGAACATTGCGGAATtcatcaaggaaagcgttgtacaaaattttggaaagattggtcaataaatgcgcttgcagtgcgtCTAGGAGTAACAACTTaaaaggcgttgagttcggccgggccgaacttgggatacccaccacctcgggtatatatgtaaaccatctttcgtcaaaatacgctgcaaattgcaaaccttacgtcccatagcagttatatcgaaatatgttccgatttggaccatatactaataagtacaagtcattgttcaattgtgtataacaaaatattggtatttttagtagctatatctaaaataaaacgatctgaaccattcacAACATGGATGtagaaaagccttacataagtcaatgtgtcaaatttcagttaaatcggattatacaagcgccttttatgggaccaagactttaaatcgagatatcggtttatatggcaactatttgcaaatcttgatcgatctagaccaaattgcagaaatatattgaGGGGCTTATCctaactctctgtctcaaagttaggcaacatcgggcaataaatgcgctttttatgggcccaaaacattaaattaagagatcggtctataaggcagctacatccaaatctgaaccgatttgagccaaattgaagaaggatgtcgaagggccaaacacaactcactgtcccaaatttcattaaaatcggataataaatgtgacttttatgggcctaagaccctaaatcggaggatgggtctacatggcagctacatccaaacctggaccgatttgggccaaattaacttcggatgtcgagtggcctaacacaactgactgccccaaatttcagcaaaatcggataataaatgtggcttttatgggcctaagaccctaaatcggaggttcggtctatatggcagctatattcaaatctggaccgatgtggggcaaattgacgaagaatggcGAAGGACCtagtacaactcactttcccaaatttcattaaaatcgaataataaatgtggcttttgtgggccaaagaccctaaatcggaggttcggtctatatggcagctatatccaaatctggaccgatcagagccaaattgacaaagtatgtcaaagggcccaacacaaatcactgtcccaaatttcataataaatgtggcttttatggccctaagacccgaaatcggcggttcggtctatgtggcagtataatccaaacttggaccgatcggagccaaattgtctaaggatgtcaaagggcccaacacaactcactatcccaaatttcataataaatgtctatatggcagctattatccaaatctggaccgacctgtgctataatgcagaagtatgtcaaggggcttaacctaccttactgttccaaatttcggcgacatcggacaataaatgcgccttttatggccctaagactctaaattggaggttcggtctatatgacagctatatccaaatctggaccgatgtggggcaaattgacgaaggatggcgaagggcctagtacaactcaccgtcccgaatttcagcaaaatcagataatatatgtggattttatgggcttaagaccctagattggaggatcggtctacatggcagctacatccaaaactggaccgatttggacacaactcactgttcgaaatttcagcaaaataggataataaatgtggcttttatgggcctaagacctcaaatcggaggatcggtctatatggcagctatatccaaatatcaaccaggctgggccaaattgacgaagaatgtcgaagagcctagtacaactcactttcccaaatttcattaaaatcggataataaatgtggctattatgggcctaagaccctaaatcggaggatgggtctatatggcagatatatccaaatctgaaccgatctggaccaaattgacttaggatatcgtagggcctaacacaactcgctgttccaaatttcagcaaaatcggataataaatgtggcttttatggacctaagaccctaaatcggaggatcggtctatatggcagctatatccaaatctggatcgatctgggccaaattgacgaaggatgtcgaagggcctaatgcaacttactgtcccaaattttattaaaatcggataataaatgtggcttttatgggcctaaaacccaaaatcggatgatcggtttatatgggggctatatagcccatcttcgaacttaacctacttatggacaaaaaaaaaagaatatgtgcaaagtttcagctcaatatctctacttttaaagactgtagcgtgatttcaacagacagacggacggacatgtctagatcgtcttagatttttatgctgatcaaggatccgtcataacaaaacacgtcgtgcaaaatttgatttcaatcggataagaattgcgctctctagaggctcaagaagtcaagacccaagataggtttatatggcagctatatcaagttatggaccgatttgaaccatacttggcacaattgttggatatcataacaaaacacgtcgtgcaaaatttcattccaatcggatgagaattgcggactctagaggctcaagaaatcaagacccaagataggtttatatggcagctatatcaaaacatggactgatatggcccatttacaataccaaccgacctacactaataagaagtatttgtgcaaaatttcaagcggctagctttactccttcggaagatagcgtgctttcgacagacagtcggacggacggacggactgacagacggacggacatggctatatcgacataaaaagtcacaacgatcaagaatatatatactttatggggtctcaaacaaatatttcgattagttacaaacagaatgacgaaattagcatacccccatcctatggtgtagggtataaaaagtaaaagtttgAAATAGGCAGTTAATAAATGAGTCAAAtgttttgatgacattttccaaTCAAAATATTATTAACATTTGACTTAATCAAAAGCACGCAAAGGTTAATTTGTTATTTTGCCAaggagaaataaataaatgccaACTTTATTGAGGGTAAATAAACGAATGAGCCACATAAGATGGGGTCGGAAAGTGGTAAAAGGATCTCTAAATGTGCTTGAGGAATAAATCTTTGCCCAGATTATCATTGAAAAATTTGGTCAAGCTATGACCAATAACCCGGAGTAACCGTAGggcggaggttagcatgttagcctatgacgcttaacgtcTGGATACCTTTGTGAGATACTTTACCATTTCATATGGCAGCCacataaaaacttcttcccttccaaaaaggaggccccttatcaatgagcttaaatcgTGAATTAGACACCACTCATTtttatgttagaagtttgctcctgttccttagtggaatgttcatgggcaaatttgcaaacaaTTTGCATGACGAACAACCCAGGGTTTCCTAAAACACTGAGTCCATACTGAAACCTTATGGCAGCCTTGCAACCAAAATTACTTCCATTTATAACCCCCAAAATGCTTTCTCTTGTTTCCAAGTAACTCTCCTAttcatataaaataatttattcatTCACACTCTTGGAATGGACAAACAAAAGCCTGTCAAATGCTTCACACTTCAATTCCAAATGATCCTTGTGTCCTAGTGCAATAATAACGCAAGAATCAAAGCAATTTATCTAAGCCATACATCAACACTTGAGTGTTGTCATCCTTTAATGCAAGTTATGTATGCATGCAGACTGACTGAATCCTTACTGAGTGAGATAAGCAAAGGACAAATCAAATGTAAACAACAAATATTGCAAACTATTTAAAATGACATTTTATTGTGTGTTTTCACAATAAAAGTGTGGAAGACATTTGCATATTAAATTATTTGTAtgccttgtgtgtgtgtgtgtatgtgtggtaAGTGCTAATGTTAAATGTTGGTCGATGGAAAACAATGTCTTGGATTTTTGGGTGAAGCATACCCTACACCTAGGCAAGATGCTGTAACATAATGAATTTGATCATTTTAAGCCCCAGTGAGGAAAATGAAGCAAGCGATGGGAAACAATTTCTTTTGTCCTTGATTTCATTTAGCCATATAAAGTTACTTACTGAAATCACCTCACATTCCCAACGAAGATACATTGAATTATTAGTACTTGAATTTATATTGAACATAGTAGTTCGTCTCCAGTTCACCGACGCTATTGCCCGCAGGAGAACCCTACCGAATGAACAAATAGAACAGTCAAGACGATGATTTTTCATATTTCTAAAAACTAGCATGGTAGATGGGACGAACACCTTTCAGAGATCAGCTTGGCCCTCAACACCAG
The Stomoxys calcitrans chromosome 3, idStoCalc2.1, whole genome shotgun sequence genome window above contains:
- the LOC106093632 gene encoding protein croquemort, translating into MCCRCCSVRQQKIWVFTLGSIFTILGILLVPFWPQWSEQIVKSMFPLAPNSFIYNRWVETPLPLYMKFFLYNWTNPEEVNNPNVKPNFQSLGPYSFLDYKVKEDFEWDDVRNWVTYYGLRTWTFDQSLSNGSLDDIITVPHFPSTAASRISRKMHPILRKIVNFALNREGGKMAITHTAIDWLFNGFLDDLLDFAYLLHSPLAPLETNYFAWFYGRNNTKEVEGSFTVHTGKGDLPQMGDLKMLNGSGHTGYWEGDCGKINGSTGELWSPGKKWDDPVSVFIYDAARYLNIFAKTNETYRGLDVRRYESTDQTFDSGHIAPDTKCFCVKGNDCPKNGVVDYSPVTYRAPVYISHPDFYMADPSFIENTTGLNPNAEKHGTHVLIEPILGIPMQVKGRVLVSLYVERDEMLDLYRDTAYNFYAPLLAITIDADIPDDFLRLAKFVLSIPAIGRYIGVALLVIGVIMISVGIYVTKTHKWRGDFYPEESIETPERKKSNENLGVKKSSDPPVSAEKLETNGKTE